In Streptomyces qaidamensis, one DNA window encodes the following:
- a CDS encoding SPOR domain-containing protein yields MNDSTVTLPWLVIREDDNGNRYRVGRYATRAEAQKIADSLDGRGHKQLYWVERLGQNGSAVAHD; encoded by the coding sequence ATGAACGACAGCACGGTCACTCTTCCCTGGCTCGTGATACGAGAGGACGACAACGGCAACCGCTACCGCGTGGGCCGGTACGCGACCCGGGCCGAGGCCCAGAAGATCGCGGACAGCCTCGACGGTCGCGGCCACAAGCAGCTGTACTGGGTCGAGCGGCTCGGTCAGAACGGGTCGGCCGTGGCCCACGACTGA
- a CDS encoding DUF4258 domain-containing protein: MHHTQDRSARRRRTHARILVACCTAGAVLLTAAGAHAGTGDAGSRASLAVQAAETVERVTGTSDLVPGTPVAGGATRAEVGDETSAARITAPATADGAVELAFGSDVLRLTLPGSADAQATTSANGTVVYPGAGEDVDLAVQPNRDGVRALITLKDADAATEFRFPLGLPADAATETLEDGSVLVTRGEEYLGTFDAPWAKDARGEAVPTEYRVEGGALVQTVRPGPGTAFPVVADPAWFIPIAIVAGRLLLSQGVKSISKHAAQRMAQRGISQEMVARTVKTGKKTKGKSPGTWKYTTGKIWVVINKAGNVVSVGRN; this comes from the coding sequence ATGCACCACACCCAGGACCGCTCCGCCCGGCGCCGACGCACGCACGCCCGCATCCTGGTGGCGTGCTGCACCGCCGGAGCGGTGCTGCTGACCGCCGCGGGCGCGCATGCCGGGACCGGCGACGCCGGCTCCCGCGCGTCCCTGGCCGTCCAGGCGGCCGAGACGGTCGAGCGCGTCACCGGGACGTCCGACCTCGTTCCCGGCACGCCCGTCGCCGGCGGAGCCACCCGCGCGGAGGTGGGCGACGAGACGTCCGCCGCCCGCATCACGGCGCCGGCCACCGCCGACGGCGCCGTGGAGCTCGCCTTCGGCTCCGACGTGCTGCGCCTGACCCTGCCCGGCAGCGCCGACGCGCAGGCCACGACCAGCGCCAACGGCACGGTCGTCTACCCGGGCGCGGGCGAGGACGTCGACCTGGCCGTGCAGCCCAACCGGGACGGGGTGCGCGCCCTGATCACGCTCAAGGACGCGGATGCCGCGACCGAGTTCCGGTTCCCGCTCGGCCTGCCGGCGGACGCGGCCACCGAGACCCTTGAGGACGGTTCCGTCCTGGTCACCCGCGGTGAGGAGTACCTCGGCACGTTCGACGCGCCCTGGGCGAAGGACGCGCGCGGCGAGGCCGTGCCCACCGAGTACCGCGTCGAGGGCGGCGCCCTCGTGCAGACCGTGCGGCCGGGGCCGGGCACGGCCTTCCCGGTGGTGGCGGACCCGGCGTGGTTCATCCCGATCGCGATCGTCGCCGGGCGGCTGCTGCTCTCCCAGGGCGTCAAGAGCATCTCCAAGCACGCGGCCCAGCGCATGGCGCAGCGCGGCATCAGCCAGGAGATGGTCGCGCGTACGGTGAAGACCGGCAAGAAGACCAAGGGCAAGTCGCCGGGCACGTGGAAGTACACCACCGGCAAGATCTGGGTCGTGATCAACAAGGCCGGCAACGTCGTGTCCGTCGGCCGCAACTGA
- a CDS encoding MMPL family transporter → MSTAQRWARRLVPLVLLLIWLGVGGTLGPYAGKLGEVATNDQAAFLPRSAESTRVLDARKAFDRSETVPAIVVWTADGERFTEDRRAEATRAVGALAGKPGVVGRPSPALLSDDRQAMQAVVQLEPDLGEELPTTLDAVREAARAVPGTTAQIAGPAASQADLSDAFAGIDGLLLGVALGAVLLILLLVYRSVLLPFLIILGSVFALGLACAVVYALAERDVVRVDGQVQGILSILVIGAATDYALLLAARFREELALRRDRFGAATAAVRRSFGAITASAATVALGLLALLASDLTNNRALGPVGAIGIGCAVLTTLTFLPAALALLGRTAYWPSRPKPPEEPGEGTGVWRRVAGAVDGRPRRTWVVTALVLAVFAAFSPSLSAKGVPLDEIFVNDAPSVSAQETLGAHFPGGSGNPAVIIADADRTAEVTTAARSTEGVAFAGAVGASGRPGAGEPLVVDGRVRIDATLAASADSDAAKETVARLRAAVHAIPEADALVGGYTAQQYDTQQTAARDRTVIVPIVLAVILLILMLLLRSLLVPVLLVATVGLNFLATLGVSALVFQHLLGFSGTDASVPLYGFVFLVALGVDYNIFLMSRVREEALGHGNRQGVLRGLTTTGGVITSAGVVLAATFAALMVIPLAFLVQIAFIVAFGVLLDTLVVRSLLVPALMIDIGPRAWWPSALARTAPRGPDGGTPSG, encoded by the coding sequence ATGAGTACCGCACAGCGTTGGGCCCGGCGGCTCGTACCGCTCGTTCTGCTGCTCATCTGGCTGGGGGTGGGCGGAACGCTCGGTCCCTACGCGGGCAAGCTCGGCGAGGTGGCCACCAACGACCAGGCCGCCTTCCTGCCGCGGAGCGCCGAGTCCACCCGCGTCCTCGACGCCCGGAAGGCGTTCGACCGGTCCGAGACCGTGCCGGCCATCGTGGTCTGGACGGCGGACGGGGAACGGTTCACCGAGGACCGGCGGGCCGAGGCCACCCGGGCCGTCGGCGCGCTCGCCGGGAAGCCCGGCGTCGTCGGCCGCCCCTCGCCCGCCCTGCTCTCCGACGACCGTCAGGCGATGCAGGCCGTCGTCCAGCTGGAACCCGACCTCGGCGAGGAACTGCCCACCACCCTCGACGCGGTGCGCGAGGCCGCCCGGGCCGTGCCGGGCACCACGGCGCAGATCGCCGGACCGGCCGCCAGTCAGGCGGATCTGTCGGACGCGTTCGCGGGCATCGACGGACTGCTGCTGGGCGTGGCCCTCGGCGCCGTCCTGCTGATCCTGCTGCTGGTCTACCGCAGTGTCCTGCTGCCGTTCCTGATCATCCTGGGCTCGGTGTTCGCCCTGGGCCTGGCCTGCGCCGTGGTCTACGCGCTGGCGGAACGGGACGTGGTCCGGGTCGACGGGCAGGTGCAGGGCATCCTGTCGATCCTGGTGATCGGCGCCGCCACCGACTACGCCTTGCTGCTCGCCGCGCGCTTCCGCGAGGAACTCGCCCTGCGCCGAGACCGTTTCGGGGCCGCGACGGCCGCCGTACGCCGGTCGTTCGGGGCGATCACCGCCAGCGCGGCCACCGTGGCGCTCGGGCTGCTGGCCCTGCTCGCCAGTGACCTCACCAACAACCGTGCCCTGGGGCCGGTCGGCGCCATCGGCATCGGCTGCGCCGTGCTCACCACGCTCACCTTCCTGCCGGCCGCGCTGGCCCTGCTGGGCCGCACCGCCTACTGGCCGTCCCGGCCCAAACCCCCCGAGGAGCCCGGGGAGGGAACCGGCGTGTGGCGGCGGGTCGCCGGGGCGGTCGACGGCCGGCCGCGGCGGACCTGGGTGGTGACGGCGCTCGTGCTGGCCGTGTTCGCGGCCTTCTCGCCCTCCCTGTCCGCCAAGGGCGTGCCGCTGGACGAGATCTTCGTGAACGACGCGCCCTCGGTGTCCGCGCAGGAGACGCTCGGCGCGCACTTTCCCGGCGGGTCCGGCAACCCCGCCGTCATCATCGCCGACGCGGACCGGACCGCCGAGGTGACGACCGCCGCACGGAGCACCGAGGGCGTGGCCTTCGCCGGTGCCGTCGGCGCCTCCGGACGGCCCGGGGCGGGCGAACCGCTCGTCGTCGACGGGCGGGTGCGCATCGACGCCACCCTGGCGGCGAGCGCGGACAGCGACGCGGCCAAGGAGACCGTCGCGCGGCTGCGCGCCGCGGTGCACGCGATCCCCGAGGCCGACGCGCTGGTCGGCGGGTACACCGCCCAGCAGTACGACACCCAGCAGACCGCCGCCCGGGACCGGACGGTCATCGTGCCGATCGTGCTCGCCGTCATCCTGCTGATCCTGATGCTGCTGCTGCGTTCCCTGCTCGTGCCGGTGCTGCTGGTGGCGACCGTGGGGCTCAACTTCCTGGCGACCCTCGGGGTGTCGGCGCTGGTCTTCCAGCACCTGCTCGGGTTCAGCGGCACGGACGCGTCGGTGCCGCTGTACGGCTTCGTGTTCCTGGTGGCGCTCGGGGTCGACTACAACATCTTCCTCATGTCGCGCGTCCGGGAGGAGGCGCTCGGGCACGGCAACCGGCAGGGGGTGCTGCGCGGGCTGACCACCACCGGCGGGGTGATCACCTCGGCGGGTGTGGTGCTCGCCGCGACGTTCGCGGCGCTGATGGTGATCCCCCTGGCGTTCCTGGTGCAGATCGCGTTCATCGTCGCCTTCGGGGTGCTGCTCGACACCCTCGTGGTGCGCTCGCTGCTGGTGCCGGCGCTGATGATCGACATCGGGCCGCGGGCGTGGTGGCCGAGCGCCCTGGCCCGAACGGCCCCGCGGGGGCCGGACGGCGGTACGCCCTCCGGCTGA
- a CDS encoding GntR family transcriptional regulator, producing the protein MTFGEQPAYLRVAGDLRQKIVDGQLPPHTRLPSQARIRQEYGVSDTVALEARKVLMAEGLVEGRSGSGTYVRERPVPRRISRSGYRPTGGATPFRQEQADGEGRGTWESSSEQSEASVAVAERLGIEPGERVMCTRYLYREGGEAMMLSTSWEPLAVTGRTPVMLPEEGPVGGMGVVERMRAIDVIVDNVTEEVGARPGLAEELLVLGGVPGHVVLVVQRTFYASGRPVETADVVIPADRYRVAYHLPVK; encoded by the coding sequence GTGACATTCGGTGAGCAGCCGGCGTACCTGCGCGTCGCGGGTGATCTCCGCCAGAAGATCGTCGATGGTCAGCTGCCACCGCACACCCGCCTGCCCTCCCAGGCCAGAATCCGCCAGGAGTACGGGGTCTCGGACACCGTCGCGCTGGAGGCCCGCAAGGTGCTCATGGCGGAAGGCCTGGTCGAGGGCCGCTCCGGCTCGGGGACGTATGTGCGCGAGCGGCCCGTGCCCCGGCGCATCTCCCGCTCCGGCTACCGCCCGACGGGCGGGGCCACCCCGTTCCGCCAGGAGCAGGCCGACGGCGAGGGCCGCGGCACCTGGGAGTCCAGCAGCGAGCAGTCCGAGGCGAGCGTCGCGGTCGCCGAGCGGCTGGGCATCGAGCCGGGTGAGCGGGTCATGTGCACGCGGTACCTCTACCGCGAGGGCGGTGAGGCGATGATGCTCTCCACGTCCTGGGAGCCCCTCGCCGTGACGGGCCGGACGCCCGTGATGCTGCCGGAGGAGGGGCCGGTCGGCGGCATGGGCGTCGTCGAGCGCATGCGCGCCATCGACGTGATCGTGGACAACGTCACGGAGGAGGTCGGCGCCCGTCCCGGCCTCGCCGAGGAACTGCTCGTCCTGGGCGGCGTCCCGGGGCATGTGGTCCTGGTCGTCCAGCGCACGTTCTACGCCTCCGGCCGCCCGGTCGAGACGGCCGACGTGGTCATCCCGGCCGACCGGTACCGGGTCGCCTACCACCTTCCGGTCAAGTAG
- a CDS encoding MarR family winged helix-turn-helix transcriptional regulator, protein MSGSGVPTASLPADDPIGLQSFAVLLRRMNSEFNRIAQEFAQAQGLHLTDMQALIAILDADSDPEAGGEPMTPGRLRGQLNLTSGAVTACLDRLERAGHIHRVRDAGDRRVVHLHYADAARGLARDYFRPLARSTDAARGRFAPAELEVVVRFLAEMNAELALLRRDPG, encoded by the coding sequence ATGAGCGGCTCCGGTGTACCCACGGCATCTCTTCCGGCGGACGACCCGATCGGGTTGCAGTCCTTCGCCGTCCTGCTGCGCCGGATGAACAGCGAGTTCAACCGCATCGCCCAGGAGTTCGCCCAGGCGCAGGGGCTGCACCTCACCGACATGCAGGCCCTGATCGCGATCCTCGACGCCGACTCCGACCCGGAGGCCGGGGGTGAGCCCATGACGCCGGGCCGGCTGCGGGGACAGCTCAATCTGACGTCCGGCGCGGTGACCGCGTGCCTCGACCGGCTGGAGCGGGCCGGGCACATCCACCGCGTCCGGGACGCCGGCGACCGCCGGGTGGTGCACCTGCACTACGCCGACGCGGCCAGGGGCCTGGCCCGGGACTACTTCCGCCCCCTGGCGCGGAGCACCGACGCGGCCCGGGGCCGTTTCGCCCCCGCGGAGCTGGAGGTGGTCGTCCGGTTCCTCGCCGAGATGAACGCGGAACTGGCCCTGCTGCGCCGGGACCCCGGCTGA
- a CDS encoding DUF2283 domain-containing protein — translation MHIEYDRENDTAYVCLVAHIADGAAVRQIPVDGVGADAEVFLDVDASGRLLGIEVIGAGGALPVEVLERASKG, via the coding sequence ATGCACATCGAGTACGACCGCGAGAACGACACCGCGTATGTCTGTCTCGTCGCACACATCGCGGACGGCGCCGCCGTCCGGCAGATCCCCGTCGACGGGGTCGGGGCGGACGCCGAGGTGTTCCTCGACGTGGACGCGTCGGGGCGGCTGCTCGGCATCGAGGTGATCGGTGCGGGTGGGGCTCTGCCGGTGGAGGTACTGGAGCGGGCCTCCAAGGGCTGA
- a CDS encoding sensor histidine kinase, giving the protein MSGVSASGAPSAAEGDDGPQAPGAVRRIASGALPVVVALVDGLVVNGLTSGHGTWLALVAAGALLLRRRAPEAAVLAGLPGLYLGHIAFAPLIALYCVAVRRGHALVGVAGAAAVAVAWFLPHPAAGVSWLALDRETALLALDCCGVAAGVVVLGRSVRSRQERLRAATERRAWEYQVLTERVLVTERNRLAREMHDVVAHKVSLISLQAGALQVGRPGDTDVRTTARTIHELSAQTLTELRHLVGVLRTTGDPGAQGAPGAGLADLTDLVRDSGLTVDLDVSIPPVPVPEPVERAAYRTVQEALTNIRKHAPGARTRVRVRCAAGLHVEVHNTAPGRLPARPDLPGGGHGLVGLRERAHLLGGDFHAAPTPDGGFTVKAVFPVGWTGTRQP; this is encoded by the coding sequence ATGAGCGGGGTGTCGGCGTCCGGTGCGCCTTCAGCCGCGGAAGGCGACGACGGGCCGCAGGCCCCCGGTGCCGTACGGCGGATCGCCTCCGGGGCGCTTCCGGTCGTGGTCGCCCTCGTCGACGGACTGGTGGTCAACGGCCTCACCTCCGGGCACGGGACGTGGCTGGCGCTGGTCGCCGCCGGCGCGCTGCTGCTGCGGCGCCGGGCCCCCGAGGCGGCCGTCCTCGCCGGCCTGCCGGGGCTGTACCTCGGGCACATCGCCTTCGCCCCGCTGATCGCGCTCTACTGCGTCGCCGTCCGGCGCGGGCATGCCCTCGTCGGTGTGGCGGGCGCGGCGGCGGTCGCGGTGGCGTGGTTCCTGCCCCACCCGGCGGCCGGCGTCTCCTGGCTCGCCCTCGACCGGGAGACCGCGCTGCTGGCCCTGGACTGCTGCGGGGTGGCGGCGGGCGTCGTCGTCCTCGGCCGGTCGGTCCGGTCGCGGCAGGAGCGCCTGCGGGCGGCGACGGAGCGGCGGGCCTGGGAATACCAGGTCCTGACCGAACGGGTGCTGGTCACCGAACGCAACCGGCTGGCCCGGGAGATGCACGACGTCGTCGCCCACAAGGTGAGCCTGATCAGCCTCCAGGCCGGTGCGCTGCAGGTGGGCAGGCCCGGCGACACGGACGTGCGGACGACGGCCCGCACGATCCACGAACTGTCGGCCCAGACCCTCACCGAACTGCGCCACCTCGTGGGGGTGTTGCGTACGACGGGAGACCCCGGCGCGCAGGGCGCCCCGGGGGCCGGACTGGCCGACCTCACGGACCTGGTCCGCGACAGCGGCCTCACGGTGGACCTGGATGTGTCGATCCCCCCGGTCCCGGTGCCCGAGCCGGTCGAACGCGCCGCGTACCGCACGGTGCAGGAGGCGCTGACCAACATCCGCAAGCACGCCCCGGGTGCGCGGACGCGGGTACGGGTGCGCTGCGCGGCCGGCCTGCACGTCGAGGTGCACAACACCGCCCCCGGCCGCCTCCCCGCCCGGCCGGACCTTCCCGGCGGCGGCCACGGCCTGGTGGGCCTGCGCGAACGGGCCCACCTGCTGGGCGGCGACTTCCACGCGGCCCCCACGCCCGACGGCGGCTTCACCGTGAAGGCGGTCTTCCCGGTGGGGTGGACGGGCACGCGTCAGCCCTAG
- a CDS encoding S8 family peptidase, producing the protein MAVMRTPHRSSRRRLAALGATATAALVASLVSALPAGAAPAAAEGRIQYEGAANAVAGSYVVTLKSGKAASAEGRALAHKYGADIERTYTKALNGYEVEASKSEAKRLAADPAVASVVQNRTFSITGTQPSPPSWGLDRIDQKSLPLNSSYTYPDSAGEGVTAYVIDTGVRITHGDFGGRASYGYDAVDNDNTAQDGHGHGTHVAGTVAGSAYGVAKKAKVVGVRVLNNSGQGTTAQVVAGIDWVARNAVKPAVANMSLGGPGDTAIDTAVRNAVTSGVTFVVAAGNESTNASTRSPARVTEAVTVGATTSSDAKASYSNYGTVLDLFAPGSSITSAWSTSDSATNTISGTSMASPHVAGAAALHLAANPTATPAQVSAALTSAATTGVVTSPGTGSPNRLLYVGGGTTTPPGPRFENTADQAIADNATAESPVTVSGVSGNAPSALAVEVHIVHTYIGDLQVQLIAPDGTAYTLKSYGTGGSADNIDTTYTVNASSEAANGTWKLRVSDNARYDTGRIDAWALQF; encoded by the coding sequence ATGGCAGTGATGCGTACTCCCCACAGATCCTCCCGGCGAAGACTGGCCGCGCTCGGCGCGACGGCCACCGCGGCGCTCGTCGCGAGCCTCGTCTCCGCCCTCCCCGCCGGGGCCGCCCCGGCCGCCGCCGAAGGGCGCATCCAGTACGAGGGCGCCGCGAACGCCGTCGCCGGAAGCTACGTCGTCACCCTGAAGTCGGGGAAGGCCGCTTCCGCCGAGGGCCGCGCCCTCGCCCACAAGTACGGCGCCGACATCGAGCGGACGTACACCAAGGCCCTGAACGGCTACGAGGTCGAGGCGTCCAAGTCCGAGGCGAAACGTCTCGCCGCCGACCCGGCCGTCGCCTCGGTCGTGCAGAACCGGACGTTCTCCATCACCGGGACGCAGCCCAGCCCGCCGTCCTGGGGCCTGGACCGCATCGACCAGAAGAGCCTGCCGCTGAACAGCTCGTACACCTACCCGGACTCCGCCGGCGAGGGCGTCACCGCGTACGTCATCGACACCGGCGTCCGCATCACCCACGGCGACTTCGGCGGCCGCGCCTCCTACGGCTACGACGCCGTCGACAACGACAACACCGCCCAGGACGGCCACGGCCACGGCACGCACGTCGCCGGCACGGTCGCCGGAAGCGCCTACGGCGTCGCCAAGAAGGCCAAGGTCGTCGGCGTCCGGGTGCTGAACAACTCCGGCCAGGGCACCACCGCCCAGGTCGTCGCCGGCATCGACTGGGTCGCCCGGAACGCGGTCAAGCCCGCCGTCGCCAACATGTCCCTCGGCGGCCCCGGCGACACGGCCATCGACACGGCCGTCCGCAACGCCGTCACCTCCGGCGTCACCTTCGTCGTCGCGGCCGGCAACGAGTCCACCAACGCCTCCACCCGGTCCCCCGCACGGGTCACCGAGGCCGTCACGGTCGGTGCCACGACGTCGAGCGACGCCAAGGCGAGCTACTCCAACTACGGCACCGTCCTGGACCTCTTCGCGCCCGGCTCGTCCATCACCTCGGCCTGGAGCACGAGCGACTCGGCGACCAACACCATCTCCGGCACGTCGATGGCCAGCCCGCACGTCGCCGGCGCCGCCGCCCTGCACCTGGCCGCCAACCCCACGGCCACACCCGCGCAGGTCTCCGCCGCGCTGACGTCCGCCGCCACCACCGGCGTCGTCACCAGCCCCGGCACCGGTTCACCCAACCGGCTCCTGTACGTCGGCGGCGGTACGACCACCCCGCCCGGCCCGCGCTTCGAGAACACCGCCGACCAGGCCATCGCCGACAACGCCACCGCCGAGTCCCCGGTGACGGTCTCCGGCGTCTCCGGCAACGCCCCCTCGGCCCTGGCCGTCGAGGTGCACATCGTCCACACCTACATCGGTGATCTCCAGGTCCAGCTGATCGCCCCCGACGGCACGGCGTACACGCTGAAGTCGTACGGCACCGGCGGCAGTGCGGACAACATCGACACCACGTACACCGTGAACGCCTCCTCGGAGGCCGCGAACGGCACGTGGAAGCTGCGCGTGAGCGACAACGCCCGTTACGACACCGGGCGGATCGACGCCTGGGCGCTCCAGTTCTGA
- a CDS encoding serpin family protein, producing MHTAVRAANRLTARWASEVRAGTVFSAAGVWPLLALLADGAAGAAREELEEALGLPARQAGAAAREFVLVLTGIDGLSSALGLWTARFVELREEWAAGLPVGAHGVLTGDAAADGRALDAWAAGRTGGAIERVGADLVPDTSLVVASALVLGADWEVPFEGHFGGWLGRHDRAGLVREVPGLDGVTVARTGVGAVTRVVVRGVTGVDVHLLLGTERMGPDDVLGAGTGLLSGALDAVPGSRLPEGGAGPGLHVFKRRTHTPEPPSLSLFTVEFTLRAEHDLLASRDLFGLATAARNTPGAAPYPGVSRTPLVLDCARQTMTATFGAEGFRAAAVAAFAAVYQGRSPEEPPYETTRVMACFDRPFGFLTVHRESGLVLAAGWVDDPTPFPADEAS from the coding sequence ATGCACACGGCGGTACGGGCGGCGAACCGGTTGACGGCCCGCTGGGCCTCGGAGGTCCGCGCGGGCACGGTGTTCTCGGCGGCGGGGGTCTGGCCGCTGCTGGCGCTCCTCGCGGACGGGGCGGCGGGCGCGGCCCGCGAGGAGCTGGAGGAGGCGCTGGGCCTGCCGGCCCGTCAGGCGGGTGCGGCGGCGCGGGAGTTCGTGCTGGTGCTGACCGGGATCGACGGCCTGTCGTCCGCCCTGGGGCTGTGGACCGCGCGGTTCGTGGAGCTGCGCGAGGAGTGGGCGGCGGGGTTGCCGGTGGGAGCTCACGGGGTCCTCACGGGGGATGCGGCGGCGGACGGGCGGGCGCTGGACGCGTGGGCCGCCGGGCGGACCGGTGGGGCGATCGAGCGGGTGGGGGCGGACCTGGTGCCGGACACCTCCCTGGTGGTGGCCAGTGCGCTGGTTCTGGGGGCGGACTGGGAGGTGCCGTTCGAGGGGCATTTCGGCGGCTGGCTCGGCCGCCACGACCGGGCGGGGCTCGTGCGGGAGGTTCCGGGCCTGGACGGCGTCACCGTGGCCCGCACCGGAGTGGGAGCCGTCACGCGGGTGGTCGTGCGCGGCGTGACGGGGGTCGACGTCCATCTGCTGCTGGGCACGGAGCGGATGGGACCGGACGATGTGCTGGGCGCCGGGACGGGCCTTCTGTCCGGCGCGCTGGACGCGGTGCCGGGAAGCCGGCTGCCGGAGGGTGGGGCCGGCCCGGGGCTGCACGTCTTCAAGCGGCGCACCCACACGCCCGAACCGCCGTCGCTGTCGCTGTTCACCGTGGAGTTCACCCTGCGGGCCGAGCACGATCTGCTGGCCTCGCGCGACCTGTTCGGTCTGGCGACGGCCGCCCGTAACACCCCGGGCGCCGCGCCCTATCCCGGCGTGAGCCGCACGCCGCTCGTCCTGGACTGCGCGCGGCAGACCATGACGGCCACGTTCGGGGCCGAGGGTTTCAGGGCGGCGGCGGTGGCGGCGTTCGCCGCGGTCTACCAGGGCCGGTCGCCGGAGGAGCCGCCGTACGAGACGACCCGGGTGATGGCCTGTTTCGACCGCCCCTTCGGGTTCCTGACGGTCCACCGTGAGAGCGGGCTGGTCCTCGCGGCCGGGTGGGTCGACGATCCCACGCCGTTTCCGGCGGACGAAGCCTCCTAG
- a CDS encoding DUF4190 domain-containing protein, translated as MSIPPPPGNQRPPDPYGPPLAGRPQPYGPYGPAGRPYGTPVSVNALAVAALVLGVLCFLPAAGLVLGLIALRQIRRSGQSGRGMAIAGSVLSSAGIVLWAVVLSTGVVSEVWEGVKDGARGNGSLSLAKGDCFDAPGGLEGDTYDVDRVPCEARHDGEVFAVVTLPGGAFPGDARITGIADEKCYALQDRYAMDTWAMPADVEVYYLLPSRESWRFGDRAITCLFGNTEAGLKLTGSLRGDPTTLDTDQVAFLSTANALDAALYEEPEKTPDDDLPAHRAWATRVHGVLGEQIGALRGHAWRADARKPVAGLVADLEDAREEWRKASTARDADTYYTHYDKAYGLVGGPATVTARKALGLVATPPARGEDESGDSESQV; from the coding sequence GTGTCGATACCCCCGCCCCCCGGGAACCAGCGGCCCCCGGACCCGTACGGCCCGCCCCTGGCCGGCCGGCCACAGCCATACGGCCCGTACGGCCCCGCCGGGCGTCCGTACGGCACCCCGGTCTCCGTCAACGCCCTGGCCGTCGCCGCCCTCGTGCTCGGCGTGCTCTGCTTCCTGCCCGCCGCCGGGCTCGTGCTGGGGCTGATCGCCCTGCGGCAGATCCGGCGGTCCGGGCAGAGCGGGCGGGGCATGGCGATCGCCGGGTCGGTGCTGTCGTCCGCCGGGATCGTGCTGTGGGCGGTCGTGCTGTCCACGGGAGTCGTGTCCGAGGTCTGGGAGGGCGTCAAGGACGGTGCGCGGGGCAACGGGAGCCTCTCGCTGGCCAAGGGCGACTGCTTCGACGCGCCCGGAGGGCTGGAGGGCGACACCTACGACGTCGACCGGGTGCCGTGCGAGGCCCGGCACGACGGCGAGGTGTTCGCGGTCGTCACGCTGCCGGGCGGCGCCTTCCCGGGCGACGCGAGGATCACCGGCATCGCCGACGAGAAGTGCTACGCCCTCCAGGACCGGTACGCGATGGACACCTGGGCCATGCCGGCCGATGTCGAGGTGTACTACCTGCTGCCGTCCCGGGAGAGCTGGCGGTTCGGCGACCGCGCGATCACCTGCCTCTTCGGCAACACCGAGGCCGGGCTCAAGCTGACCGGCTCCCTGCGCGGCGATCCCACCACGCTCGACACCGACCAGGTCGCCTTCCTGTCCACGGCCAACGCCCTCGACGCGGCGCTCTACGAGGAGCCCGAGAAGACCCCCGACGACGACCTCCCCGCCCACCGGGCCTGGGCCACCCGCGTCCACGGCGTGCTCGGCGAGCAGATCGGGGCCCTGCGCGGGCACGCCTGGCGGGCCGATGCCCGCAAGCCCGTCGCCGGCCTGGTGGCGGACCTGGAGGACGCCCGGGAGGAATGGCGGAAGGCGAGCACCGCCCGTGACGCCGACACGTACTACACGCACTACGACAAGGCGTACGGGCTCGTGGGCGGCCCGGCGACCGTCACGGCGCGCAAGGCCCTCGGGCTGGTGGCGACCCCGCCGGCCCGAGGGGAGGACGAGAGTGGGGACTCCGAATCGCAGGTGTGA
- a CDS encoding response regulator produces the protein MIRVAVVDDEPLVRTGLRVILGSAPDITVVADCAGAGAVEAVRGGRVDVLLLDIRMPVVDGPTVLRQVAALPQPPAVAMLTTFDAREHVDEALRRGAAGFLMKNTAPEQLIDAVRALAAGRRVLAPEAVGQVIDGYLLSGRDEDAVRRVRALTDRERQVLALVGAGLSNRAIAGRLHLAHGTVKDHVSAVLAKLGGLNRVQAAVVADRANLVDTGPGRR, from the coding sequence GTGATACGAGTCGCGGTGGTGGACGACGAGCCACTGGTACGCACCGGACTGCGTGTGATCCTCGGTTCGGCGCCGGACATCACCGTCGTCGCCGACTGCGCCGGGGCGGGCGCGGTGGAGGCCGTGCGGGGCGGGCGGGTGGACGTCCTGCTGCTCGACATCCGGATGCCGGTCGTGGACGGGCCGACCGTGCTGCGGCAGGTCGCCGCACTCCCGCAGCCCCCCGCGGTGGCGATGCTGACCACCTTCGACGCCCGTGAACACGTGGACGAGGCGCTGCGCCGGGGAGCGGCCGGGTTCCTGATGAAGAACACCGCGCCGGAGCAACTGATCGACGCCGTACGGGCGCTGGCCGCCGGACGCCGGGTGCTGGCGCCCGAGGCGGTGGGCCAGGTGATCGACGGCTACCTGCTCTCCGGCCGTGACGAGGACGCCGTACGGCGGGTGCGGGCGCTCACCGACCGGGAGCGGCAGGTGCTCGCCCTGGTGGGAGCCGGGCTCAGCAACCGGGCCATCGCGGGCCGGCTGCACCTGGCGCACGGCACGGTCAAGGACCATGTGAGCGCCGTGCTGGCGAAGCTGGGCGGGCTCAACCGGGTGCAGGCGGCGGTGGTCGCGGACCGGGCGAACCTGGTCGACACGGGACCGGGGCGGCGATGA